One part of the [Limnothrix rosea] IAM M-220 genome encodes these proteins:
- the hisG gene encoding ATP phosphoribosyltransferase, with the protein MITIAIPKGGLLPEAIALLQNVGLDFSDFLDKKNRQLQITDPTGTAKALLVRTHDVPVYVEYGQAQLGFAGYDVLREKKPEVANLLDLKFGGCRLSVAVPQSSPYKNPRQLPPNCRVASKFVNCAKDYFRELDLPIEVIPLHGSVELGPITGMSEAIVDLVSTGNTLRENNLEEIEILFQSTVRLIAHPISYRANRYDIATLVKKIEKNL; encoded by the coding sequence ATGATTACCATTGCCATCCCCAAAGGCGGACTGCTCCCCGAGGCGATCGCCCTCCTACAGAACGTTGGCCTAGACTTTAGTGATTTCCTAGATAAAAAAAATCGTCAACTGCAAATCACCGATCCCACAGGTACAGCCAAAGCTTTGCTCGTGAGAACCCACGACGTACCAGTTTATGTCGAATATGGGCAGGCACAACTCGGCTTTGCAGGCTATGATGTTCTAAGAGAGAAAAAACCGGAAGTTGCAAATTTACTTGATCTTAAATTTGGTGGCTGTCGTCTTTCTGTCGCTGTCCCCCAATCAAGTCCCTACAAAAATCCCCGCCAACTACCGCCCAATTGCCGCGTTGCTTCAAAATTTGTTAATTGCGCCAAAGACTATTTCCGCGAATTAGACTTGCCCATCGAAGTGATTCCCCTCCATGGCTCAGTTGAGCTCGGACCGATTACTGGCATGTCCGAGGCGATCGTCGACCTCGTTTCAACAGGCAATACACTCCGTGAAAATAACCTAGAAGAAATTGAAATTTTATTCCAAAGCACCGTGCGCCTCATCGCCCATCCCATCAGCTACCGCGCAAATCGATACGACATCGCGACCCTCGTCAAAAAAATTGAAAAAAACCTTTGA
- a CDS encoding ATP phosphoribosyltransferase regulatory subunit gives MIHQPPAGARDLLPLEVAQKAWINDNLQSVFQRWGYQRIVTSTLEWLDTLTAGGAIDGSKVIQIQTSESQSLGLRPELTASIARAAVTRMAENTFPQRLCYRANVFRHPPGGTHGKQMEFYQAGVELLFASGLVADAEILLLLSDSLNELGLRDWQLILGEAALGRSLLQPFPENIREAVRHCIANLDRVGLQNLDLSDALQIYALEIFELRGEPLTVLERVSQFELTAEAQEIVANLKALFDLLIGSASQPLPIVLDLTLIQTFDYYTGIVFEAVSFVNNQSRVLGQGGRYDKLLGLYHPQKENYPGIGFCLNLEELHTCLLQSPQLPNKLNGNAWLVIAKASEIQQQAFQYAQKLRQQDENVRVEIELGGRSPHEIREYANRSHISNLVWIDTDSETIETL, from the coding sequence ATGATTCATCAACCCCCCGCAGGTGCGAGGGATCTCCTTCCGCTTGAGGTCGCCCAAAAGGCTTGGATAAACGACAACTTACAGAGCGTGTTTCAGCGATGGGGATATCAGCGTATCGTCACCTCTACTTTGGAATGGCTTGATACTTTGACGGCGGGAGGTGCCATTGATGGTTCGAAGGTCATTCAAATTCAGACTTCAGAAAGTCAATCGTTGGGTTTACGTCCGGAGTTAACGGCTTCCATTGCCCGTGCGGCGGTCACGAGAATGGCCGAAAATACTTTTCCCCAGCGGCTTTGCTATCGAGCCAATGTGTTTCGCCATCCGCCCGGTGGTACCCATGGCAAGCAAATGGAATTTTATCAAGCAGGGGTGGAGTTACTGTTTGCGAGTGGTCTTGTTGCTGATGCGGAAATTCTTTTGCTGCTTAGTGATTCGTTGAATGAGTTGGGTCTCCGGGATTGGCAATTAATTCTGGGGGAAGCGGCTCTTGGGCGATCGCTACTCCAGCCATTCCCTGAAAATATTCGAGAAGCTGTACGCCACTGTATTGCCAATTTGGATCGCGTAGGATTGCAAAATCTAGATCTTAGCGATGCACTCCAGATCTATGCCCTTGAGATTTTTGAACTGCGGGGTGAGCCACTGACTGTGTTGGAACGGGTAAGTCAATTTGAGCTGACGGCAGAGGCACAGGAGATTGTCGCAAATTTAAAAGCACTATTTGATCTGCTAATCGGTAGTGCATCGCAGCCGTTGCCCATTGTGCTTGATTTGACTCTCATTCAAACATTTGACTACTACACAGGTATTGTTTTCGAAGCGGTTAGTTTTGTTAACAATCAATCGCGGGTGTTGGGGCAAGGTGGACGCTATGACAAACTTCTAGGTCTATATCATCCCCAAAAGGAGAACTATCCTGGTATTGGTTTTTGCCTTAACCTCGAAGAGCTGCATACTTGTTTGTTGCAAAGTCCTCAACTGCCAAACAAGCTTAATGGTAATGCTTGGCTTGTGATTGCTAAAGCCTCAGAGATTCAACAGCAAGCGTTCCAATATGCTCAAAAACTACGTCAACAGGATGAGAATGTGCGGGTTGAGATTGAGCTCGGTGGGCGATCGCCGCATGAAATACGTGAATACGCTAACCGCAGCCATATTTCTAATCTTGTCTGGATTGACACTGACAGCGAAACAATTGAAACCCTTTAG
- a CDS encoding J domain-containing protein, which produces MSFVIRQGLFLLDIADHYAVLGLPVDAGSKTVRKAYLKIAQRLHPDTCKAKDSVEKQLASELLSKLVNPAYEQLAKPASWSEFQVILKQLSKQLRNNNNELKLQSAIAQDLLKNVDNLEVDYHNKVTELAKSNYSDMTTVLKNIGTLSELNLVFLKNTIQESTGLLSNSTSPGRTTQSSARTTSSSSRSKSIKPPGIQVTTNAPQAPEKSTTSSSLEAAIWRGEQHLKKKNYAKATLEFRDAIKLDPNSVKAHALMGISYLQQNQLAMAKVHIKKAYMAKPSDPFARKAKQLLEKAMGSALETQTGKKKSNNSKKGGLFGGLFGGKKK; this is translated from the coding sequence ATGTCATTTGTAATCCGCCAAGGACTCTTTTTACTAGATATTGCTGATCACTATGCTGTTCTCGGTTTACCAGTGGATGCAGGATCAAAGACAGTTCGTAAAGCGTATCTCAAGATTGCTCAGCGCTTACACCCTGACACCTGTAAAGCAAAGGACAGTGTGGAAAAGCAGTTAGCCAGTGAGCTGTTATCTAAATTAGTTAATCCCGCCTACGAACAACTGGCAAAACCGGCCTCTTGGTCGGAGTTTCAGGTCATTCTGAAGCAGCTTTCTAAGCAATTACGCAACAATAACAATGAGTTAAAGCTGCAGTCGGCGATCGCCCAAGATTTACTCAAAAATGTCGATAACCTAGAAGTGGACTACCACAACAAAGTTACCGAACTGGCCAAGTCCAATTACAGCGACATGACAACAGTCCTCAAAAATATCGGCACCCTTAGTGAATTAAACCTAGTCTTTCTAAAAAACACAATTCAAGAAAGTACAGGCTTGCTTAGTAATAGCACCTCCCCCGGACGGACAACCCAGAGCAGCGCGAGAACGACCAGTAGTAGCAGTCGCTCCAAATCCATAAAACCACCCGGCATACAAGTCACCACAAATGCTCCACAAGCTCCAGAAAAAAGCACCACATCCTCTTCCCTAGAAGCCGCTATCTGGCGGGGAGAGCAACATCTTAAAAAGAAAAACTATGCTAAAGCCACCCTCGAATTTCGCGATGCTATTAAACTTGATCCCAACTCCGTCAAAGCCCACGCTCTAATGGGAATATCCTATTTACAACAAAACCAGTTGGCCATGGCGAAGGTGCACATTAAAAAAGCCTATATGGCAAAACCCAGTGATCCCTTTGCGCGCAAAGCAAAACAGCTCCTAGAAAAAGCGATGGGTAGCGCCCTAGAGACCCAAACAGGCAAGAAAAAATCGAACAATAGCAAAAAAGGCGGTCTATTCGGCGGTTTGTTTGGCGGGAAAAAGAAGTAG
- a CDS encoding inositol monophosphatase family protein yields MTYPPSKQRQTYLDIATEAALNAGAKLNYYYGNLQQVREKATPGDLITEADTASENIIIELLQRHCPELPIHAEESGQISGSSESPFLWMIDPLDGTVNYAHGYPMFSVSIALLYNEQPIVGVVYNPYRNELFRAAEGLGATLNRQPIHVSTTETLKDSLLVTGFAYDRRQTKDNNYIEFCCLTHQTQGVRRGGSAALDLTDVACGRLDGYWERGIQPWDMSAGICILREAGGFVTAYDESPLKIHSGRLLATNHKIHSQLSEALKSAKDWFIDYYKS; encoded by the coding sequence ATGACTTACCCCCCAAGCAAACAACGCCAGACCTATCTCGATATTGCGACCGAAGCCGCATTAAACGCTGGAGCTAAGCTCAACTATTACTATGGCAATCTTCAGCAGGTGCGCGAAAAAGCAACACCGGGTGATCTGATCACCGAAGCAGATACCGCCTCCGAAAACATCATTATTGAACTCCTACAACGACATTGCCCTGAGCTGCCCATTCACGCCGAAGAGTCCGGGCAAATTTCTGGCTCTAGTGAAAGCCCGTTTCTTTGGATGATTGATCCCCTCGATGGAACGGTGAACTATGCCCATGGCTACCCGATGTTCTCGGTCTCGATCGCCCTTTTATACAATGAGCAGCCAATTGTTGGTGTTGTGTACAATCCCTACCGCAACGAATTATTTCGGGCGGCAGAAGGCCTCGGTGCCACATTGAATCGCCAACCCATTCACGTTTCTACGACGGAAACATTAAAAGATAGCTTGCTAGTCACAGGTTTTGCCTACGATCGCCGCCAAACAAAAGACAATAACTACATCGAGTTTTGCTGTTTGACCCATCAAACCCAAGGCGTGCGCCGCGGCGGCTCAGCGGCTCTAGACCTGACCGATGTGGCCTGTGGCAGACTAGATGGTTACTGGGAACGAGGTATCCAGCCATGGGATATGTCAGCGGGAATCTGCATTTTGCGGGAGGCCGGTGGTTTTGTGACGGCCTATGATGAAAGTCCCTTGAAGATTCATAGTGGTCGATTACTGGCCACAAATCATAAAATTCATAGTCAGCTTAGCGAGGCACTAAAGTCAGCAAAAGACTGGTTTATCGACTATTACAAGAGCTAA
- a CDS encoding 2Fe-2S iron-sulfur cluster-binding protein, giving the protein MSKTHQITVNYRQIDKTETFTVPEDEYILRSIEKQGFEIPFSCRNGACTTCAVRVKSGNLEQKYAMGLSPELQRQGYALLCVSHAKSDLVVETQDEDEVYELQFGRNFGKGKTRFGFPIEDD; this is encoded by the coding sequence ATGTCTAAAACTCACCAAATAACCGTCAATTATCGCCAAATCGATAAAACTGAAACCTTTACTGTCCCTGAAGACGAATACATTTTACGGAGTATCGAGAAACAAGGTTTTGAGATTCCCTTTTCGTGCCGTAATGGTGCCTGTACGACTTGTGCTGTGCGCGTCAAATCTGGGAACCTTGAGCAAAAATATGCCATGGGGTTATCGCCAGAGTTACAGAGACAGGGTTATGCCTTGCTCTGTGTGAGTCATGCGAAAAGTGATCTTGTGGTGGAAACTCAAGATGAAGATGAAGTGTATGAGCTGCAATTTGGACGCAATTTTGGCAAGGGTAAAACTCGTTTTGGTTTTCCCATTGAGGATGACTAA
- the rpsU gene encoding 30S ribosomal protein S21, which yields MTQVVVGQNENIESALRRFKRQVSKAGIFADIKRRRHFETPIEKRKRKAVARRKKRFR from the coding sequence ATGACCCAAGTGGTTGTCGGACAAAACGAAAACATCGAATCCGCATTACGTCGGTTTAAGCGTCAGGTTTCCAAAGCTGGTATTTTTGCTGATATCAAGCGTCGCCGTCACTTTGAGACTCCCATCGAGAAACGTAAGCGCAAGGCTGTAGCGCGTCGCAAGAAGCGTTTCCGTTAA
- a CDS encoding spermidine synthase: MAGSEVKADYWVNEYITPWDIYSHGITKLLVYKQTPFQEMAIAETGAYGKALILDGKWQSCTGDEFLYHEPLVQPAAIAHGNPKKVLVLGGGEGATVREILRWKSVEKVMMVDIDGEVVDACKEFLPEMHQGAFDDPRLDLRIEDAFEILDTTTEKWDIIISDLSDPIEEGPSFKLFTKEYFAQLKSVLAPGGLVVVQAGPTAPAEVKLHCRLVNTLKTVFENVTSYSSFVSTYGAPWGFALCRDTDLDTMPNPADVDQLLAEQTHGGLKFIDGQTLLGMLQTSLFVRQAIATHTEVYTLAEPPKFFGKGKQG, from the coding sequence ATGGCTGGTAGTGAAGTTAAGGCTGATTATTGGGTCAATGAGTACATTACGCCGTGGGATATTTATAGTCATGGCATCACAAAGTTATTGGTCTATAAGCAAACTCCATTCCAAGAAATGGCGATCGCCGAAACGGGTGCTTACGGTAAAGCTTTAATTCTTGATGGCAAGTGGCAGTCTTGTACGGGTGATGAGTTTTTGTATCATGAACCCCTTGTGCAACCGGCGGCGATCGCCCACGGCAACCCAAAAAAAGTTCTAGTGCTTGGGGGCGGCGAAGGAGCAACGGTGCGGGAAATTTTGCGCTGGAAGTCGGTCGAAAAAGTGATGATGGTGGATATTGACGGTGAAGTGGTTGACGCTTGTAAAGAGTTTTTACCGGAGATGCATCAGGGGGCTTTTGACGATCCACGTCTTGATCTGCGCATTGAAGATGCTTTTGAGATTTTGGATACCACCACGGAAAAGTGGGACATCATTATTTCTGACTTGTCCGACCCAATTGAGGAAGGGCCTTCCTTTAAATTGTTCACCAAAGAATATTTCGCACAACTCAAAAGTGTTTTAGCGCCCGGCGGTCTCGTGGTGGTGCAGGCAGGCCCCACGGCTCCGGCGGAAGTGAAATTACATTGCCGTTTGGTCAATACGCTCAAAACAGTATTTGAAAACGTTACGTCCTACAGCTCTTTTGTCTCGACCTATGGTGCGCCTTGGGGCTTTGCATTATGTCGCGATACTGACCTCGATACCATGCCTAATCCGGCAGATGTGGATCAGCTCCTCGCCGAGCAAACCCATGGTGGATTGAAATTTATCGATGGGCAAACCCTGCTTGGAATGTTGCAAACAAGTCTTTTTGTACGGCAGGCGATCGCCACCCATACGGAGGTTTATACCCTTGCTGAACCGCCAAAGTTTTTCGGCAAAGGCAAGCAAGGGTAA